One window of Strigops habroptila isolate Jane chromosome Z, bStrHab1.2.pri, whole genome shotgun sequence genomic DNA carries:
- the AP3S1 gene encoding AP-3 complex subunit sigma-1 isoform X2, giving the protein MIKAILIFNNHGKPRLSKFYHRYSEDTQQQVIRETFHLVSKRDENVCNFLEGGLLIGGSDNKLIYRHYATLYFVFCVDSSESELGILDLIQVFVETLDKCFENVCELDLIFHVDKVHNILAEMVMGGMVLETNMNEIVTQIDAQNKLEKSETFIFQSPRQDR; this is encoded by the exons ATGATCAAAGCCATCCTCATCTTCAACAACCACGGCAAGCCTCGGCTGTCCAAGTTCTACCACCGCTAT AGTGAAGATACGCAGCAACAAGTTATCAGAGAAACTTTCCATTTAGTATCGAAACGTGATGAAAATGTCTGTAACTTCCTAGAAGGAGGATT ATTAATAGGTGGATCTGATAACAAACTAATTTACCGACACTATGCCACCttgtattttgtcttctgtgtgGATTCTTCAGAAAGTGAGCTTGGCATTTTAGACCTCATACAA GTATTTGTGGAGACACTAgacaaatgttttgaaaatgtctgtGAACTGGATTTAATTTTCCATGTAGACAAG GTCCATAATATATTGGCTGAAATGGTCATGGGTGGAATGGTTTTGGAGACCAACATGAATGAAATTGTCACTCAGATTGATGCTCAAAATAAACTGGAGAAATCTGAG
- the ATG12 gene encoding ubiquitin-like protein ATG12: MRMALIMVGRRPPGSPGSLRPCCPCSSSSCPPVTPRSRGGGSRSRCTTSPASVSSGASPRRETPRHATQRRAASPDRKAAARKGQNTLRGHNPRRVASLPVPSMAEAEEQPGPASPQSEDRGEAVDGGAAAGGADAAPPPAGSPGSEETAGDMKKKIDILLKAVGDTPIMKTKKWAVERTRTIQSLVDFIKKFLKLMASEQLFIYVNQSFAPCPDQEVGTLYECFGSDGKLVLHYCKTQAWG; this comes from the exons ATGAGGATGGCTTTGATCATGGTGGGGCGGCGGCCGCCGGGCTCGCCGGGCTCGCTGCGCCcctgctgcccctgctcctcctcctcctgcccgccCGTCACGCCCCGCTCTCGGGGCGGCGGCAGCCGGTCGCGCTGCACGACGTCGCCGGCCTCCGTTAGCAGCGGAGCGTCGCCACGCCGCGAAACGCCACGCCACGCCACACAACGCCGCGCCGCGTCACCTGACAGGAAGGCGGCGGCCCGCAAGGGACAAAACACCTTGCGCGGCCACAACCCCCGCCGTGTGGCGTCACTTCCGGTGCCCAGCATGGCGGAAGCGGAGGAACAGCCGGGGCCTGCCTCGCCTCAGAGCGAGGACCGGGGCGAAGCCGTGGAcggcggggctgcggcgggAGGCGCTGACGCGGCCCCCCCTCCGGCCGGCTCGCCGGGCTCCGAGGAGACCGCTGGcgacatgaaaaagaaaa TTGACATCCTGCTGAAAGCTGTGGGCGACACCCCTATCATGAAGACCAAGAAGTGGGCTGTGGAGCGGACCCGCACCATCCAGAGCCTCGTCGACTTCATCAAGAAGTTCCTCAAGCTAATGGCCTCCGAGCAGCTG ttcATATATGTAAACCAGTCTTTTGCTCCATGTCCAGACCAAGAAGTTGGGACCCTCTATGAG